In Eupeodes corollae chromosome 3, idEupCoro1.1, whole genome shotgun sequence, a single genomic region encodes these proteins:
- the LOC129949642 gene encoding myosin heavy chain, muscle isoform X1 produces the protein MPKPQASQEDDDPTPYLFVSLEQRRIDQSKPYDSKKNCWIPDEKEGYLLGEIKATKGDIVSVGLPGGETRDLKKDLLQQVNPPKYEKAEDMSNLTYLNDASVLHNLRQRYYHKLIYTYSGLFCVAINPYKRYPVYTNRCAKMYRGKRRNEVPPHIFAISDGAYVAMLTDHVNQSMLITGESGAGKTENTKKVIAYFATVGASKKDDSQKNKGSLEDQVVQTNPVLEAFGNAKTVRNDNSSRFGKFIRIHFGPTGKLAGADIETYLLEKARVISQQSLERSYHIFYQIMSGSVAGVKDACLLSNNIYDYHVVSQGKITVASIDDGEEFQLTDQAFDILGFTKQEKEDVYKITAAVMHMGGMKFKQRGREEQAEQDGQEEGERVAKLLGCDVTDLYKNLLKPRIKVGNEFVTQGRNVQQVTNSIGALCKGVFDRLFKWLVKKCNETLDTKQKRQHFIGVLDIAGFEIFDYNGFEQLCINFTNEKLQQFFNHHMFVLEQEEYKREGIDWAFIDFGMDLLACIDLIEKPMGILSILEEESMFPKATDQTFAEKLTNTHLGKSAPFQKPKPPKPGQQAAHFAIGHYAGCVSYNITGWLEKNKDPLNDTVVDQFKKSGNKLLIEIFADHPGQSGGGEQAKGGRGKKGGGFATVSSAYKEQLNSLMTTLRSTQPHFVRCIIPNEMKQPGVVDAHLVMHQLTCNGVLEGIRICRKGFPNRMNYPDFKMRYQILCPAQIKDQPDPKKAAKIILESTELDADFYRLGHTKVFFRAGVLGQMEEFRDERLGKIMSWMQGWARGYLARKGFKKLQEQRVALKVVQRNLRKYLQLRTWPWYKLWQKVKPLLNVSRVEDEIARLEEKAKKAEEALGAEVKVRKELEGLNAKLLAEKTALLDSLSGEKGALQDFQERCAKLTAQKNDLENQLRDIQERLSQEEDARNQLFQQKKKADQEISGLKKDIEDLELSTQKGEQDKATKDHQIRSLNDEIAHQDELINKLNKEKKMQGETNQKTGEELQAAEDKINHLNKVKAKLEQTLDELEDSLEREKKLRGDVEKSKRKVEGDLKLTQEAVSDLERNKKELEQTIQRKDKELSSLTAKLEDEQSVVGKLQRQIKELQARIEELEEEVEAERQARAKAEKQRADLARELEELGERLEEAGGATSAQIELNKKREAELSKLRRDLEEANIQHESTLANLRKKHNDSVAEMAEQVDQLNKLKAKAEKEKAQYYGELNDLRAGVDHLANEKAAQEKIAKQLQHTLNEVQSKLDETNRTLNDFDASKKKLSIENSDLLRQLEEAESQVSQLSKIKISLTTQLEDTKRLADEEGRERATLLGKFRNLEHDLDNLREQVEEEAEGKADLQRQLSKANAESQIWRSKYESDGVARSEELEEAKRKLQARLAEAEETIESLNQKCVALEKTKQRLSTEVEDLQLEVDRASAIANAAEKKQKAFDKIIGEWKLKVDDLAAELDASQKECRNYSTELFRLKGAYEEGQEQLEAVRRENKNLADEVKDLLDQIGEGGRNIHEIEKARKRLEAEKDELQAALEEAEAALEQEENKVLRAQLELSQVRQEIDRRIQEKEEEFENTRKNHQRALDSMQASLEAEAKGKAEALRMKKKLEADINELEIALDHANKANAEAQKNIKRYQQQLKDIQTALEEEQRARDDAREQLGISERRANALQNELEESRTLLEQADRGRRQAEQELADAHEQLNEISAQNASISAAKRKLESELQTLHSDLDELLNEAKNSEEKAKKAMVDAARLADELRAEQDHAQTQEKLRKALEQQIKELQVRLDEAEANALKGGKKAIQKLEQRVRELENELDGEQRRHADAQKNLRKSERRIKELSFQSEEDRKNHERMQDLVDKLQQKIKTYKRQIEEAEEIAALNLAKFRKAQQELEEAEERADLAEQAISKFRAKGRAGSVGRGGSPAPRASVRPQLDGLAFPPRFDLAPENEF, from the exons atgcCGAAACCACAAGCCAGCCAAGAGGATGATGATCCCACCCCATACTTGTTTGTTTCTTTGGAACAAAGACGTATCGATCAATCGAAACCATATGACTCGAAGAAGAATTGCTGGATTCCCGATGAGAAAGAGGGTTATCTCTTGGGAGAAATCAAGGCTACCAAGGGTGACATTGTCAGCGTTGGTTTGCCCGGTGGAGAG acaagagATTTAAAGAAAGATCTGCTCCAACAAGTGAATCCACCAAAATACGAAAAAGCCGAAGATATGTCAAATTTGACATACCTTAACGATGCCTCTGTTTTGCATAACTTGAGGCAGCGATACTACCATAAGTTGATCTAC ACATACTCAGGTCTTTTCTGTGTTGCCATCAATCCTTACAAGCGTTACCCCGTATATACCAACCGTTGCGCTAAGATGTACCGTGGTAAGCGTCGTAATGAAGTGCCACCACATATTTTCGCCATTTCTGATGGTGCCTACGTCGCCATGTTAACCGACCACGTTAATCAATCTATGTTGATTACTGGAGAGTCTGGTGCCGGAAAGACTGAAAACACGAAGAAGGTAATTGCCTACTTCGCAACTGTTGGTGCATCAAAGAAGGATGACTCCCAAAAGAACAAGGGTTCCCTTGAAGATCAAGTTGTCCAAACTAATCCTGTTCTTGAAGCCTTTGGTAACGCTAAGACCGTCCGTAATGATAACTCTTCTCGTTTC GGTAAGTTCATCCGTATTCACTTTGGACCAACTGGTAAACTTGCTGGTGCTGATATTGAAACTT atcTGTTGGAGAAGGCTCGTGTCATCTCTCAACAATCATTGGAACGTTCTTACCACATTTTCTACCAGATCATGTCTGGTTCCGTTGCTGGAGTTAAAG ACGCTTGTCTCCTGTCCAATAACATTTACGACTACCATGTCGTATCTCAAGGAAAAATCACAGTAGCCAGTATCGATGATGGTGAAGAATTCCAACTTACTGAT caaGCTTTCGATATCTTGGGTTTCACTAAACAAGAAAAGGAAGATGTCTACAAAATTACCGCTGCTGTTATGCACATGGGTGGCATGAAATTCAAGCAAAGGGGTCGCGAAGAACAAGCTGAACAAGATGGTCAAGAAGAAGGTGAACGTGTTGCTAAGCTTTTGGGTTGTGATGTAACCGATTTGTACAAGAACTTGTTGAAACCACGTATTAAGGTCGGTAACGAGTTCGTCACCCAAGGTCGTAACGTCCAACAAGTAACCAACTCCATTGGTGCCTTGTGTAAGGGTGTTTTCGATCGTCTCTTCAAATGGTTGGTCAAGAAGTGTAACGAAACTTtggacacaaaacaaaaacgccAGCACTTCATTGGTGTACTGGATATTGCTGGTTTCGAAATTTTCGAC TACAACGGCTTCGAACAATTGTGTATTAACTTCACCAACGAAAAATTGCAACAATTCTTCAACCATCACATGTTCGTTTTGGAACAAGAAGAATACAAGAGGGAAGGTATCGACTGGGCCTTCATTGATTTCGGCATGGATCTTCTCGCCTGTATTGATTTGATTGAGAAG cctaTGGGTATCTTGTCCATCCTTGAAGAAGAATCTATGTTCCCCAAGGCAACTGATCAAACATTCGCTGAAAAGTTGACCAACACCCATTTGGGTAAGTCAGCTCCAttccaaaaaccaaaaccacCAAAGCCCGGTCAACAAGCTGCTCACTTTGCTATTGGCCATTATGCTGGTTGTGTATCATACAACATCACCGGTTGGTTGGAAAAGAACAAGGATCCATTGAACGACACCGTTGTTGACCAGTTCAAGAAGTCTGGCAACAAATTGTTGATTGAAATCTTCGCTGATCATCCAGGTCAATCTGGTGGCGGTGAACAAGCTAAGGGAGGTCGTGGTAAGAAGGGTGGTGGTTTCGCTACTGTCTCTTCAGCCTACAAAGAACAATTGAACAGCTTGATGACAACATTGCGTTCAACACAACCTCACTTCGTGCGTTGTATTATTCCCAACGAAATGAAACAACCTGGTGTTGTAGATGCTCATTTGGTTATGCATCAATTGACATGTAACGGTGTACTTGAAGGTATCCGTATTTGTCGTAAAGGTTTCCCCAACAGGATGAACTACCCTGACTTCAAGATGCg GTACCAAATCCTTTGCCCCGCACAAATCAAAGATCAGCCTGATCCTAAAAAGGCCGCTAAGATCATTCTTGAGTCAACTGAACTCGATGCTGATTTTTACCGTCTTGGACACACCAAG GTGTTCTTCCGTGCTGGTGTCCTGGGTCAAATGGAAGAGTTCCGTGATGAACGTCTTGGTAAGATCATGTCCTGGATGCAAGGTTGGGCCCGTGGTTACTTGGCTCGTAAGGGCTTCAAGAAACTACAAGAGCAACGTGTTGCCCTTAAGGTTGTCCAACGTAACTTGCGTAAATACTTGCAATTGCGCACATGGCCATGGTACAAATTGTGGCAGAAGGTTAAGCCTCTTCTTAACGTCAGCCGTGTTGAAGATGAAATTGCC AGGCTCGAAGAGAAGGCAAAGAAGGCTGAAGAAGCTTTGGGAGCTGAAGTTAAGGTCCGCAAGGAGTTGGAAGGCCTCAACGCTAAGTTGTTGGCTGAAAAGACTGCCCTTTTGGATTCATTGTCAGGAGAAAAGGGTGCCCTTCAAGATTTCCAAGAAAGGTGTGCCAAGCTTACTGCCCAAAAGAACGACCTCGAAAACCAATTGCGC gaCATTCAAGAACGTTTGTCCCAAGAGGAAGATGCCCGCAACCAACTCTTCCAACAAAAGAAGAAGGCCGACCAAGAGATCTCCGGCTTGAAGAAGGATATTGAAGATTTGGAATTGTCCACCCAAAAGGGAGAACAAGACAAGGCTACCAAGGATCACCAAATCCGCAGCTTGAACGATGAGATTGCCCACCAAGATGAACTCATCAACAAGTTGAACAAGGAAAAGAAAATGCAAGGAGAGACCAACCAAAAGACTGGTGAAGAACTCCAAGCTGCCGAAGACAAGATCAACCATTTGAACAAGGTTAAGGCTAAGTTGGAGCAAACATTGGACGAACTCGAAGATTCATTGGAACGTGAGAAGAAATTGCGCGGTGATGTTGAGAAATCCAAACGTAAGGTTGAAGGTGACTTGAAATTGACCCAAGAAGCCGTATCAGATTTGGAACGCAACAAAAAGGAACTCGAACAAACAATCCAACGCAAGGACAAGGAACTCTCATCATTGACTGCTAAATTGGAAGATGAACAATCGGTTGTTGGTAAATTGCAAAGACAAATCAAGGAATTGCAAGCCCGTATCGAAGAATTGGAAGAAGAAGTCGAAGCTGAGCGTCAAGCTCGTGCTAAGGCCGAGAAACAACGTGCTGATTTGGCTCGCGAATTGGAGGAATTGGGTGAACGTCTTGAAGAGGCTGGTGGTGCTACATCAgctcaaattgaattgaacaaGAAACGTGAAGCTGAATTGAGCAAATTGCGTCGTGACTTGGAAGAGGCTAACATTCAACACGAATCTACATTGGCTAACTTGCGCAAGAAGCACAACGACTCTGTTGCTGAAATGGCTGAACAAGTTgatcaattgaacaaattgaaggCTAA GGCTGAAAAGGAGAAGGCCCAATACTACGGTGAATTGAATGACCTCCGCGCCGGTGTTGATCATCTCGCAAACGAGAAG GCTGCCCAAGAAAAGATTGCCAAGCAATTGCAACACACCCTCAACGAAGTACAATCGAAATTGGACGAAACCAACAGGACTCTCAACGATTTCGATGCCTCAAAGAAGAAGCTCTCCATCGAGAACTCCGACTTGTTGCGTCAATTGGAAGAAGCCGAATCACAAGTATCACAATTGTCCAAGATCAAGATTTCCCTTACCACCCAGCTCGAAGACACCAAGAGGTTGGCCGATGAAGAAGGTCGCGAACGTGCCACACTTTTGGGTAAATTCCGTAACTTGGAACACGATTTGGACAACCTCCGCGAACAAGTTGAAGAGGAAGCAGAAGGCAAGGCTGACTTGCAACGTCAACTCAGCAAGGCTAATGCCGAATCACAAATCTGGCGCAGCAAATACGAGTCTGATGGTGTCGCACGCTCAGAAGAATTGGAAGAAGCCAAGAGGAAGCTCCAAGCTCGTTTGGCCGAAGCCGAAGAGACCATCGAATCACTCAACCAAAAATGTGTTGCACTCGAGAAGACCAAGCAACGCCTGTCTACCGAAGTCGAAGACTTGCAATTGGAAGTTGACCGTGCCAGCGCTATTGCCAATGCTGCTGAAAAGAAACAGAAGGCATTCGACAAGATTATTGGAGAATGGAAACTCAAGGTCGACGATTTGGCCGCCGAGTTGGATGCATCACAAAAGGAATGCCGCAACTACTCCACCGAATTGTTCCGTCTCAAGGGAGCCTACGAAGAAGGCCAGGAACAACTTGAAGCCGTCCGTCGTGAAAACAAGAACCTCGCTGATGAAGTTAAGGACTTGCTCGACCAAATTGGTGAAGGTGGCCGCAACATCCATGAAATTGAAAAGGCACGCAAACGTCTTGAAGCTGAAAAGGATGAACTCCAAGCTGCTCTTGAAGAAGCTGAAGCTGCTTTGGAACAAGAAGAAAACAAGGTTCTCCGTGCTCAACTTGAGTTGTCTCAAGTACGTCAAGAAATTGACCGTCGTATCCAAGAAAAGGAAGAAGAATTCGAAAACACCCGCAAGAACCACCAACGCGCCCTCGACTCCATGCAAGCATCTTTGGAAGCCGAAGCCAAGGGTAAGGCTGAGGCCCTTCGCATGAAGAAGAAGTTGGAAGCTGACATCAACGAACTTGAAATTGCTTTGGATCATGCCAACAag gCTAACGCCGAGGCCCAAAAGAACATCAAACGTTACCAACAACAACTCAAGGACATCCAAACTGCCCTCGAGGAAGAACAACGTGCACGTGATGATGCCCGCGAACAACTTGGAATCTCTGAACGTCGTGCTAACGCCCTCCAGAACGAGCTTGAAGAATCTCGTACTCTTCTTGAACAAGCTGACCGTGGCCGCAGACAAGCCGAACAAGAATTGGCCGATGCCCACGAACAACTCAACGAAATTTCAGCCCAAAACGCATCCATTTCCGCCGCCAAGAGGAAGTTGGAATCCGAACTTCAGACACTCCACTCCGATTTGGATGAATTGTTGAATGAAGCCAAGAACTCCGAAGAGAAGGCCAAGAAGGCTATGGTTGATGCTGCCCGTCTTGCTGATGAACTCCGCGCTGAACAAGATCACGCACAAACACAAGAAAAACTCAGGAAAGCACTTGAACAACAAATCAAGGAATTGCAAGTCCGATTGGATGAGGCTGAAGCCAACGCCCTTAAGGGAGGCAAGAAGGCCATCCAAAAATTGGAACAACGTGTCCGCGAATTGGAGAACGAATTGGACGGTGAACAAAGGAGACACGCCGATGCCCAAAAGAACCTCCGCAAATCAGAGCGCCGCATTAAGGAATTGTCCTTCCAGTCTGAAGAGGACCGCAAGAACCACGAACGCATGCAAGACTTGGTAGATAAATTGCAACAAAAGATTAAGACATACAAGAGGCAGATCGAAGAAGCTGAAGAGATCGCTGCCTTGAACTTGGCCAAATTCCGTAAGGCTCAACAAGAATTGGAAGAAGCCGAAGAACGTGCAGATTTGGCCGAACAAGCAATCAGCAAATTCCGTGCAAAGGGACGTGCTGGTTCAGTCGGTCGTGGTGGAAGCCCAGCg CCCCGAGCGTCCGTTAGGCCACAACTTGACGGTTTGGCTTTCCCACCCAGATTCGACCTTGCTCcagaaaacgaattttaa